CTATTATATATCAGCAGAGCGCAGGCGGGAAGTCTCACATACTCCTTTTCCGATGTATCAATAGTCTCGGTTATAGAAAACTCCATACAGGATCTTGCCCTGCAGGCTGAAAAGAAGGACATCACCATTAAAAAGGATGTAGCTGAAGACCTGCCTGTCATCTGGGCAGACAGGGACAAGCTTGTCGATGTAATGGTGAACCTTCTTGACAACGCGATCAAGTTCACTCCCCAGAGAGGAAGTGTGGAGATAAGCGCTTTGGTTGAAGAGGACCAACTTCACATCCGTGTAAGTGATTCGGGTATCGGTATTCCGGAAGACAAGTTGCCCAATCTCTTCGGGCGCTTCTACCAGGTGGATTCCTCCATCAGGAGAAGGTACGGCGGAACAGGCCTCGGCCTGTATATCTGTAAGATGATAGTGGAAGACCATAAGGGAAAGATCTGGGCTGAGAGCGAAGAGGGGAAGGGAAGCACTTTCCATGTGCTTCTGCCTTTGAAAAAAGCATGATCACCAAGGTCCCGCTAACCAAAATCCATATACATCTTCCTGCAATTCTTGTTTTATACAAGGAGAGGTGACAGAAATGAAAGTGATAATCATCGGTGGCTTCCTAGGAAGCGGGAAGACAACAGCCCTGCGGAATCTTGGTAAGCATCTCGTGGAGAAAGGTCACAAGATAGCGATAATCGTCAACGAGATAGGTGAAGTGGGTGTTGACGGCGAGACAATATCAGGTGGCGGGCTGGTGACAAAGGAACTCACCAGCGGCTGTATCTGCTGCTCCCTGCGCATCAGCATGGAATATACCCTGCAGACCCTTGTAGAAGAGTACAATCCTGATACCGTTATAATAGAGCCCACGGGCATAGCCTTCCCCATGCAGATAAAGGAGCACATAGAGCTGATGGATGTTGGGGATGTTTCCTTTGCTCCCGTAGTATCCCTGGTGGATGCCAGCAGGATCAACATGGAGATAAGCCAGGTCCCGACCTTCATAGCCAACCAGATCAAGGAGTCAGAGATTGTCTGCATCAACAAGATCGATCTGGTGGATATGGAGACCGTGGCCTCGGTCACCAGGACCGTAATGCAGCTTAACCCGGATGCTCTGGTCATAGAGATGTCCGCTAGGAGAATGGACGATAAGTTCCACATGTTCATGGACCTGCTTACGGGTGAGAGCCAGGCTGAACATATGGGTGCCGACCTGAATTCCATAGAGCTGTCAGGTGTCGGGAGCTATTCGGGAGAATATATCCTGCATGCTGATAACCTGCATGCAGACAGGGTCACTACCATGCTGGTACATCTGCTGTCCTCGATAAAGTCCGAGCTTCAGAAGATCAACCCGGAGTTCATCGGCCATGTGAAGATGACCCTGAAGTTCAGGGAGGGTCTCATCAAGGCAAACCTCACATCGTCACATGGTGAGCCCTTCGTGGAAATACTGGATGAGGCAGGGGATGGCGAGCAGCATCTCAGGTTCCTCTCAGCGGTGACACTTGTGCCCAAGGACAAGCTCATCGTGATAGTCGAGAACTCTATACGTGCTGTCCTTGAGAAGGAGGGCATCGGCTTTGAGAAGAGAATGCAGCAGGGCCAAACACCCATAAGCCTGTAACCGGCAAGGATTTCCGGGCTCAGATAAAAAGAATGCATAATCAGGGCTCTGTATAAAGCCATTTTCTGCTAAAACCGCATGTCCTTTTTAAAAGGATAAGCCCCAAAAGTGTTACTTGATATTGGCAAAGGAAGGTGATAGGCCCGGTACTAAACAAGATCAAGGAGGATCGTTATGAGGAGCGAAAAGGAGAAAATGTTAGCAGGCGAATTATACTGTCCTGAAGATGAAGAATTGGTAAAGGAAAGAAATTCTGTAAGAAACCTGATCTTTGAGCTCAATCACACAAGACCAGCTGAGAAAGAGCTGAGAGAAGAAATATTAAAACAATTGATTGTTGCGAAAGGTTCTTTTCACATCGAAGTGCCCTTTAATTGTGATTATGGGTACAATATCGAAGTTGGTGAGAACTTCTATGCAAACTATGGCTGCATAATCCTTGATGTAAATAAAGTTAGCATTGGAAAGAACGTACTTTTAGCTCCGAATGTACAGATATATACTGCCAGTCACCCTGTCGACCCAGAAGAAAGGCTTACTGGTAAAGAATTTGCTAAACCAATTAGTATTGGGGATAACACCTGGATCGGTGGAGGAACAATAATATGCCCGGGTGTAAGGATTGGCAATAATGTGACTATCGGTGCAGGAAGCGTAGTTACTAAGGATATACCTGATAATTCAGTTGCAGTTGGAAATCCGTGCAGAGTAAAAAGAATGATCTAAAATCGTATTATAAAGGCTTTGATTTGAGTATGTGATCACTTTTTTCCAAAAAGAATTGAGTGGCAAATATAATACATTCTTGAAATGCATTTCTGACCATTGCTATCCTTATTTAGTCCGGATAACGATGATTTCTGCAGAGCCCATAAATAGTAATATCTCCTTCCCTTCTCCATGAAAGTCAACGCCGAGATCGAAATCCTGGATTCGCTTGCAAAGGCCATCCTTGTAGCTGCAAGGACCGCACCAAAGGGCAAAGGTATCGATGATATTGTGACCTGCCTCCTAGACCATGATGACCAGGAAGAGCTTGCAAACAGGATGGAAGAGCTGAGCGACATCAAGGGCCTGAAGTTCCTGCTGCGTGATGCCAAGAACATCAGGGATTCCGATGCCGTTGTTCTCATCGGGCTAAAATCTTCAGGTGCAGCAGGTCTTGATTGCGGAGCATGCGGCTTCGAGACATGTAAAGGCATGCTTGAGGCCAAAAAGGTCAAAAAGGAATTTACCGGCCCTCACTGCATGATCAAGTACCTGGACCTTGGGATCGCAGTGGGCTGCGCGGCATCTAAGGCAAAGGACCTTTGCATTGATAACAGGATCATGTACAGTGCAGGTGCAGCGGCATGTTATTTTGAGATGATGGATGCGGATGTGGCTATGGCGCTGCCGCTGAGCGTGAAGGGGAAGAACGTTTTCTTTGATAGGACGTCTATGAAGTAGACATCCGACGGACCATCTACGAGGTAGATAGCCGATGGACTGTTGACGAAATAGAAATACTCACATGGAGAGAATCGAAGTCATTGCTACTGATTCAAGTAGATTTACCCGTAATCATTGTATTACTATCCATTCGGAATCATTACGTTGAGAAAGTACTGCGGTGAGTATTCACACTGATATCTCACCGATAAAAATTTGATTATCACTGATTTCTATCTCCGGTGTATTCCATAGCTGATAACCAATCTTATAGGAAGTGGAGCTATTATTATCAAGTGTTGCCACTACAACATAATCATCTAACGTTCCCTTAAATAGTGCTTTGAAAATCATTGAAAAGGGTTTTTCTTTTGATATGCTTTCATCTGGTTCGACAGTGTATTGTTCCCTGAGCAAAGATCTATCGTTCGAATCAAAAATTTGAATCGTCACTTCATGGGATACAACATCCCGGTTCCAGATTGTAAAGAACGAAGTTGGTGAGCCAACAAGAACGAAAGGGAAGACTATATAGAGCAATACCAGCACTGTTAGAATGCCTGTGACTATTCTGTAAAAGGTTTTGATAGTATCACCCTCAACTTATGTTGAATCAATGCGTGGAAAATGTAAATGATGCACAAAAATTTTGGGATTCACTTAAGGAAACAGGTTACATATATAAATATTTTCTCCTTAGCGTATAACTAGGACTATTATATCTGGATTAGAAATGATGATGGCTTTGTGAGTAGTTCATCGACTGATTCAGTTCAAGAAAAGGGCCATAAAGTTTTTATACGCTATTAATATTTTTTTTCTATTGCTGCGTGAAGAAATGTAGCCGAAATCCAGACAGTATGGTGATATCGTCCTGGGTTTTGGATTGCTCTGGAGATTAGAAAGCATGACTATTAAAACAATACTTCTCGCAGTAATGATAGTAGTATCATTTTCATTAGCTGTGGATGCAAAACCAGTTATCGTAGGATACAATGGAAACTTTGACTCTGCGATTCTCGAAAAACATAACATTTCGAATTATACTCTTCACAAAGAAATCAATGTTTTTTCCGCAGATATATCGGAGTCGACTATAGATGAATTGGCTTGTGAAAAGAAAATTCGCTATATTGAGGATGATGTCCTTGTCAGCGTTGAAAAGAATAATGTTCAATCTTCCCAAGTTATTGACTGGGGCGTTTCTGTAGTAAATGCACCAAGTGCCTGGACCAATTCCACAGGGTATGGGATCAGGGTTGCAGTATTGGATACCGGGATCAGTAAGAAGCACCCCGACCTGAGAGTTGCTGGAGGTGTCAATTTAGTAGGCGATACCTACAACAACAAATGGGATGATGATAATGGCCATGGTACACATGTTGCCGGCATAATCGGTGCCTGTAATAATTCAGTAGGGGTTGTTGGTGTGGCATATGATTCTGAATTGTATGCTGTCAAGGTCCTGGGCAGCAATGGCAATGGACGGATATCCGACGTGATAGAAGGCATTGAGTGGGCCGTTGCTAATGATATGGACATCATATCCATGAGTATTGGTACGACTTCCTATTCACAGGCACTTGAAGAGGCTTGTGACTATGCATACAGTTCTGATGCTCTTTTAGTCTCTGCGGCTGGCAATAGCGGAGATGGTGATCTGGCCTCGGATAATGTTGAATATCCTGCAAAATTTGATTCCGCCATTGCAGTTTCCGCTATAGATCACACTGGCGTTGCGCCGTTGTGGAGCTCTGAAGGGAATGAAGTGGAACTGGCTGCTCCAGGGGTTGATATCTATTCTACGTACCTTAGTGGAGGCTATGCTACCGAATCCGGGACTTCGATGGCAACACCTTTTGTAAGCGGAATTGCTGCCCTGGTCAAAAGTGAGAACCCCTCTTTGAGTTCACAGGAATTAAGAAATCTGCTTTGTTCGAGTGCAGTTGATCTGGGAAATTCGGGAAAGGATTCAGTGTACGGGTATGGATTGGCAACAGTTTAGAGGAGCCTATCGTTTTTGAGAAGACATCCACATCACTTAATACTACCAAGCCCGCATTACTTCCTCAGATCTGGATACTGGAAGAAAAACACCTGATCATTTATTGTAAAGGTGTTTGTGAGCTAACGCCTATCGGAGAACGGATAACCGAAAATGTGGTGTCTCTGGTAAGGATGATTGAGGTTCTTGATGCCGATATCTCCTATTTTGGACACCTAATTTTGATTTCATACCTGCTGACCTTTGAAAGCGCATCGCTGAACTTGGGAGATGCCGAGTATCAAAACCAGATGCATAGGAAATGTTGTCGATTGATAAGGAGTATGTTGATTCATGTTTGAGGTCAAAGGTTATTCATTTGTATGCCAGTTCTCCACCCAAATGTCGAGAAAATGTTCTCTTCTTTGGTGCGTCGGGACATCATGGTCAAGATGGTTGCGCATGAGGAATTGTTTTATAAAGTAAAGACGGAGCACTCTGCACTTTCAGAGAAATGATGAGCAGTCAACATCTCCATTTCTATGTCTGCCACAGAGAGCGAGGCCCGCGGTCCATTGGCCTGAATGATCATCGCTGCATTGTGCATCCATTTAAGAATGAAGGTACTTCCTATGGCAGGTGTATTTCAATCTCAGGCTCAAGTGCATTGAGATGCAGAGTCCCCATTTTCGCCTGCTGATGCATTTTCACTTGCAATAAAGCGTTCTGCCATGATCCTGTCTACCTCCTGTAGTACCAGATTATCTGTGACCACAAAACCATTCGGATACCTGTTCCAGATATCCTGTAAATCAGCTTTTAATTTTGCCTTCTTCCCGGCTTCAAGATCAGATTCATCGATTGCAGTCATATAGGCAGTCTGACTCTCTTTATCTGTTGCAGCAAATGCAATATAACTATAAGGCGATGCTTTCAAAGCATCCGGCAAAGAAGCCTGCAATTCTAAGTAATCATCAACTTCTTGCATGCCTTCCTCGCCCAGCTCCGTTCCCAGAGTCTCCATCTGCAACTGAGCAGTGTCTTTACTTATGTTATCTTGCAGTTCCTCGGCAGAAGATACAATGCATGACACAATAAATAATACCACGAAAATAACCATGTATAATTTTATTCTTCTGCCTTTAAGGCTCATTATTTCGTTTGTCGGTTTTAAGGAAACCACTATTTCACCTGCAAGTGGATATTAACTTATTTTTATCCTTCCCAATGTCAACAGAATCTGAAACAGCATTCAAGATGCAAAAACAAGCGTCTGCTGACTTGTTTCCTCCTCCTTACTTGACAGCAGGCTGACAGAAACGATTACCAGAAGTAAAACTCCAATTCCTATTTTGTGGAAGGTTTTCATTTGGTCGCCTCGTTCATTCTTGGACTAAAGTTAGAAAAGAATATAATCCTTTCTGTAATTTCATGCGACTGTTAAGTACACGCCATTTATATGTGTGTTTTCTTCATTCTGAGAAGGGCATGTTGTGCTATTTCAAAAGAAAAGGTAAAAAAGCTTGATGATTGCAATTATTTACATTTACTTATTTATATATTTAATTAGATTGCAAAAGATATAACTGCAATTACTACATATCTATACTAAGAAGTGTTCAAAAGAACACGTAACTGCCTGTAAAAACGTTCGCAATTGAACCAGGATAAGAGAGAACAGTTATTGGAATGCAGAAATGGCATTGAGATGCTTGTTGGTCCTGTTCAGTTGATATTATTTATGCTAGTTTTCGCAGAGTCTTGCAGTTAAAATTATGTGTTTCAAACGGAGGAAGTGGATGAAAAGGATATTAGTTGCATTAATGTTGATGCTTGCGCTTTTTGTTCCGGTGGCAAGTGCCGACATAGTCAGTGATCTTGGAAACAAGGTTGATGAATATAACCAGAATGCCGGATATGTGCCTTCTTACCTGAAAGCCCTCCTGGGAGAGGAGGTTATCCAGCTGGTTATAGTTACTGACGAAGGGGATGAGAGGTACATAAAAGTAGTGACCGAAGATTCCTATATTACTGCATTTGAAGAAGTTGACAAGGACACGGAGTTTAATGCAACCATGGTTGTAGGTGTAAACGAAGCTACAGCAAGAACTATTATTAATTCACAGGACCCACTGGATGAGTTTATTGCAGCAAAGGACAATGGAGAGATTGTGATTGAGCCGGTCGGCCTTGTAAACACTGTCAAGTATACTGTTGCAAACGTGGTAATGGAAGTTTCGCAACTGTTCGGTTTTATATGAGTCATAACGTTAGCTAAGTGGTACCGGGGATGGCTCACTCGACCATCCTAACCCTGTTTTTACAACAACTGGAAGCACACGTTTAGCTGCAGGCTGGCAATGCTGAAATAGAATTAAGCAATAGATATGTCCATGAAAGTTAGAGATGTGATGAATCCGGATGTCGTAGTATGCAGCCCTGAGGATACCATTGGGGATGTTGCACGCCTGCTCAAGCAGAACAACATAAGCGGGCTTCCTGTCGTGGATGATGGCAAGGTCGTTGGCATTGTGTCTGAGGGTGACCTGCTCAGGCTGCTCGAGATCCCGGACCGCAGCGGACTCTGGCTTCCCAGCCCCTTCGAGGTGTTTGAGGTTCCTATCCGGGAGCTGATCAACTGGGAGGAGACAAAGCGCATGCTCGACGACGTGGGTTCAAAACCCGTGGAGGAAATAATGAACAAGAAAGTGTACACTGTCTCCCCGGAAGATTCCATAGAGAAGGCATCCACTATCATCACAAAGCACAAGATAAACAGGCTTCCTGTCGTCGAAGGCGGCCTGCTGGTAGGTATTGTTACCCGCGGTGACATTATCCGCGGACTTGGCAAGTTATAAGAAGGGAATCATATGAAATTCATTGAGGGCGGTATTTGTGCGGTAAAGGGCGTGCGTGCCGGCGGCATCAAACCCGGAAAGATGGGAATTGCGGTCATACAGGCAGAAGGAAGTGCTGCAGGAGTATTTACAAGGAATAAGGTCATTGCAGCTCCTCTCATGCTCACAAGGGAGCGCCTGGCAAAGACCGGCAGGCTTTCAGGCGTTATCGTGAATAGTGGCAATGCCAATGCTTTTACTGGCGAGCAGGGAATGGCCGATGCAAGGACCATGGCTTCTCTGCTGGCAAGGAAGCTGGGAGTTGACGAGGAGCTTATAGGCGTATCATCAACCGGTGTTGTGGGACGCAAGCTCGATACCGACTGGATCAGCTCCCATCTCCAGGAGGCAATGGACTCCATGGGCAAGGATGCGGCAGCCAGCATGAGGGCGGCTCGTGCTATCATGACCACCGACACAATCCCTAAGGAGATTGCCATTGAGATGGAATCCGGTATACGTATAGGAGGCATTGCCAAGGGTTCGGGAATGATCGAACCCAACATGGGTACAATGCTTGCCTTCATCTACACCGATGCACAGATCCCGTCAAAGGAGCTGCAGTCATGCCTCACTACTGCTGTGGACAAGAGCTTCAACATGGTTGTTGTGGATGGAGACACCAGCTGCAACGATATGGCGCTGCTGACAGCTACCGGAAGCTCTGGCATCAGTCCCGGGATCGCGGACTTCCAGTCAGGCCTTGATCTTGTGCTGACCGAGCTTGCCAAGATGATAGCCGTCGATGGCGAAGGCGCCACCAAGCTGATCGAATCAAAGGTCACAGGCGCCGCCACGATAGAGGATGCCCGCCTGGTTGCCAAATCCATAGTCCGCTCCCCTCTGGTGAAGTCCGCCATCTTCGGCAAGGACCCCAACTGGGGCCGTATTGTAGTTGCAGCCGGCTATTCCGGTGCCAACATGGACCAGACGAAGATCTCCCTGTCGTTCTCAGCCGGCAGCGAGGTCGTCGAGCTTGTAAGGAGCGGCAAGGTCCTCCGCAACGACGAGGAGACCCTGTCCAGGCTCAAGTCCATCATGGGCAACGACGAAGTCTGCATTATTACCGACCTTGGCATGGGGCACGAGAGCGCAACGGCCTGGGGCTGCGACCTGACCTACGATTACGTAAGGATCAACGCGGATTATACGA
This DNA window, taken from Methanolobus chelungpuianus, encodes the following:
- a CDS encoding GTP-binding protein, yielding MKVIIIGGFLGSGKTTALRNLGKHLVEKGHKIAIIVNEIGEVGVDGETISGGGLVTKELTSGCICCSLRISMEYTLQTLVEEYNPDTVIIEPTGIAFPMQIKEHIELMDVGDVSFAPVVSLVDASRINMEISQVPTFIANQIKESEIVCINKIDLVDMETVASVTRTVMQLNPDALVIEMSARRMDDKFHMFMDLLTGESQAEHMGADLNSIELSGVGSYSGEYILHADNLHADRVTTMLVHLLSSIKSELQKINPEFIGHVKMTLKFREGLIKANLTSSHGEPFVEILDEAGDGEQHLRFLSAVTLVPKDKLIVIVENSIRAVLEKEGIGFEKRMQQGQTPISL
- a CDS encoding sugar O-acetyltransferase, with amino-acid sequence MRSEKEKMLAGELYCPEDEELVKERNSVRNLIFELNHTRPAEKELREEILKQLIVAKGSFHIEVPFNCDYGYNIEVGENFYANYGCIILDVNKVSIGKNVLLAPNVQIYTASHPVDPEERLTGKEFAKPISIGDNTWIGGGTIICPGVRIGNNVTIGAGSVVTKDIPDNSVAVGNPCRVKRMI
- a CDS encoding ferredoxin domain-containing protein, which codes for MKVNAEIEILDSLAKAILVAARTAPKGKGIDDIVTCLLDHDDQEELANRMEELSDIKGLKFLLRDAKNIRDSDAVVLIGLKSSGAAGLDCGACGFETCKGMLEAKKVKKEFTGPHCMIKYLDLGIAVGCAASKAKDLCIDNRIMYSAGAAACYFEMMDADVAMALPLSVKGKNVFFDRTSMK
- a CDS encoding S8 family peptidase, which encodes MTIKTILLAVMIVVSFSLAVDAKPVIVGYNGNFDSAILEKHNISNYTLHKEINVFSADISESTIDELACEKKIRYIEDDVLVSVEKNNVQSSQVIDWGVSVVNAPSAWTNSTGYGIRVAVLDTGISKKHPDLRVAGGVNLVGDTYNNKWDDDNGHGTHVAGIIGACNNSVGVVGVAYDSELYAVKVLGSNGNGRISDVIEGIEWAVANDMDIISMSIGTTSYSQALEEACDYAYSSDALLVSAAGNSGDGDLASDNVEYPAKFDSAIAVSAIDHTGVAPLWSSEGNEVELAAPGVDIYSTYLSGGYATESGTSMATPFVSGIAALVKSENPSLSSQELRNLLCSSAVDLGNSGKDSVYGYGLATV
- a CDS encoding CBS domain-containing protein, with translation MKVRDVMNPDVVVCSPEDTIGDVARLLKQNNISGLPVVDDGKVVGIVSEGDLLRLLEIPDRSGLWLPSPFEVFEVPIRELINWEETKRMLDDVGSKPVEEIMNKKVYTVSPEDSIEKASTIITKHKINRLPVVEGGLLVGIVTRGDIIRGLGKL
- the argJ gene encoding bifunctional ornithine acetyltransferase/N-acetylglutamate synthase, translating into MKFIEGGICAVKGVRAGGIKPGKMGIAVIQAEGSAAGVFTRNKVIAAPLMLTRERLAKTGRLSGVIVNSGNANAFTGEQGMADARTMASLLARKLGVDEELIGVSSTGVVGRKLDTDWISSHLQEAMDSMGKDAAASMRAARAIMTTDTIPKEIAIEMESGIRIGGIAKGSGMIEPNMGTMLAFIYTDAQIPSKELQSCLTTAVDKSFNMVVVDGDTSCNDMALLTATGSSGISPGIADFQSGLDLVLTELAKMIAVDGEGATKLIESKVTGAATIEDARLVAKSIVRSPLVKSAIFGKDPNWGRIVVAAGYSGANMDQTKISLSFSAGSEVVELVRSGKVLRNDEETLSRLKSIMGNDEVCIITDLGMGHESATAWGCDLTYDYVRINADYTT